A region from the Francisella orientalis FNO12 genome encodes:
- a CDS encoding HU family DNA-binding protein, which produces MNKSELVSAIAKEADVTKEVASNTLDATIAAVTKALKNGDSVTLVGFGTFQVKERSAREGRNPKTGEMIKIAASKVPSFKAGKGLKDAVK; this is translated from the coding sequence ATGAATAAGAGTGAATTAGTAAGTGCTATAGCTAAAGAAGCAGATGTTACTAAAGAAGTTGCGAGCAACACTCTAGATGCTACTATTGCTGCTGTAACTAAAGCTTTAAAAAACGGCGATAGCGTTACTCTAGTAGGTTTTGGAACTTTTCAAGTAAAAGAAAGAAGTGCTAGAGAAGGTAGAAATCCTAAAACAGGTGAGATGATTAAGATCGCAGCCTCTAAAGTTCCAAGCTTTAAAGCAGGTAAAGGTCTTAAAGACGCTGTAAAATAA
- a CDS encoding peptidylprolyl isomerase, with the protein MLQSFNDRLKGPFTWIIIISISFIFVISGMTFFFTNIGSSRSYVAKVGDNEIGLQQFQQYAQNATTESQKRAVLDQMINQYLILTDAQRHNIVVSKLALQSAIFTNLMFFDKDGKFSADKLKQVVEYIRGMDRLEQILSQNIQATMIPKAIADTVITTDYEKKLLASIYLVNKKIEYLKISPVDFQSQVKPSQQDLESYYNAHKNDYINPAQKNISYFIINKEDFISKNNINNDELQEYYETHRELFKDFDDNTKASIQKIIQNIRALEQFNSYTQNIGSVKFAELERTLGKAKTASIVNNDESTISALTNAQFFANTDKYGSISVADDEPLVYQVDKSQQASQQKLADVKDKVSKAFVAQKSQQLAIEKSQKLLDGLVSDKKVSISFKRATIDSNSKSFSKEFNDYVMFNTNNQYHSYQADNGNIYIYKVIKVAPLDSKNAKLPSQVLNAVKEEELNFYLQVVKQEVPVKVNYKNI; encoded by the coding sequence ATGTTACAGTCTTTCAATGATAGGCTCAAAGGTCCATTCACATGGATTATCATTATTTCTATAAGTTTTATATTTGTCATATCTGGTATGACATTTTTTTTCACAAATATTGGCTCAAGTAGATCTTATGTAGCTAAAGTAGGCGATAATGAGATAGGTCTGCAACAGTTTCAGCAGTATGCTCAAAATGCTACAACTGAATCACAAAAGAGAGCTGTTTTAGATCAGATGATAAATCAATATTTGATTCTTACAGATGCACAACGCCATAATATTGTTGTGTCTAAGTTGGCTTTACAATCCGCTATATTTACAAATCTAATGTTCTTTGATAAAGATGGTAAATTTTCTGCAGATAAACTAAAGCAGGTTGTTGAATATATTCGAGGTATGGATAGACTAGAACAGATTCTAAGTCAAAATATTCAAGCAACAATGATTCCTAAAGCTATAGCTGATACAGTAATTACAACTGACTATGAGAAGAAACTGTTAGCAAGTATTTATTTGGTTAATAAGAAAATAGAATATTTAAAAATATCTCCAGTAGATTTTCAATCCCAGGTTAAGCCTAGTCAGCAAGATTTAGAAAGTTATTATAATGCTCATAAAAATGATTATATAAATCCGGCTCAGAAAAATATTAGTTATTTCATAATTAATAAAGAAGACTTTATAAGTAAAAATAATATCAATAACGATGAGTTACAAGAGTATTATGAAACTCACAGAGAATTATTCAAAGATTTTGATGATAATACCAAAGCATCGATTCAAAAAATAATTCAAAATATAAGAGCTTTAGAGCAGTTTAATAGCTATACTCAAAATATTGGCAGCGTGAAATTTGCCGAATTAGAAAGGACTTTAGGTAAGGCTAAAACAGCTAGTATTGTAAATAATGATGAATCAACAATATCCGCGCTTACTAATGCTCAGTTTTTTGCAAATACTGATAAGTATGGAAGTATTTCAGTAGCTGACGATGAGCCTCTAGTATATCAAGTAGATAAATCTCAGCAAGCAAGTCAACAAAAACTAGCAGATGTTAAAGATAAAGTATCTAAAGCTTTTGTTGCACAAAAATCCCAACAATTAGCTATAGAAAAATCGCAAAAATTACTTGATGGCTTGGTTAGTGATAAAAAAGTAAGTATCAGTTTCAAACGAGCAACTATTGATAGTAACTCGAAGTCATTTAGTAAAGAATTTAATGATTATGTAATGTTTAATACTAATAACCAGTATCATAGCTATCAAGCAGATAATGGTAATATATACATATATAAAGTTATTAAGGTTGCACCTCTTGATAGTAAAAATGCTAAGTTACCTAGTCAGGTATTAAATGCGGTTAAGGAAGAAGAGTTAAACTTCTATTTACAAGTAGTTAAGCAAGAAGTTCCGGTTAAAGTTAATTACAAAAATATCTAA
- the miaA gene encoding tRNA (adenosine(37)-N6)-dimethylallyltransferase MiaA: protein MNKIIYGLAGPTASGKTSLSISIANKINAEIISVDSSLVYKGMNIGTAKPTLDEQGGIKHHLIDIIEPTESFSVADFITNVNKIKKEIWSRGKEVLLVGGTMLYFKGLIEGLSSLPESQPEIRQTLELERKAKGLQYLHQQLNKMDQESTKKINPNDQQRIFRALEVIMITGKKYSELVKTSKVGRLEEQLKPCALVPNDRSILHNNIELRFKQMLDRGFLDEVQSLRKNPKLTKETTAIRSTGYRQAWEYLDGDISYEEFVKKGIVVTRQLAKRQLTWIRNWQGEINLVEVENQNKEQQILEYFDYK, encoded by the coding sequence ATGAATAAAATAATCTATGGTCTTGCTGGGCCAACAGCATCTGGTAAAACTTCTTTATCAATATCTATTGCAAATAAAATTAATGCTGAAATAATCAGTGTTGATTCATCACTTGTCTATAAAGGCATGAACATTGGTACAGCTAAGCCAACTTTGGATGAGCAAGGCGGTATTAAACATCATTTAATAGATATAATTGAGCCGACAGAAAGTTTCTCGGTTGCTGATTTTATAACAAATGTTAATAAGATTAAAAAAGAGATTTGGAGTAGAGGAAAAGAGGTTTTGCTCGTAGGCGGGACGATGCTTTATTTCAAAGGTTTGATAGAAGGTTTATCATCTTTGCCTGAATCTCAACCAGAGATAAGACAAACTTTAGAATTAGAAAGAAAAGCAAAAGGTTTACAGTATCTTCATCAGCAGTTAAATAAAATGGATCAAGAATCTACTAAGAAAATTAACCCCAATGATCAGCAAAGAATATTTCGTGCTTTAGAAGTAATTATGATAACTGGTAAAAAATATTCTGAACTTGTTAAGACATCTAAAGTTGGTAGGTTAGAAGAGCAATTAAAACCATGTGCTTTGGTGCCTAATGACAGGTCAATTCTGCACAATAATATTGAATTGAGATTTAAACAGATGCTTGATCGAGGATTTCTAGATGAAGTTCAAAGCTTACGCAAAAATCCTAAGCTTACTAAAGAAACTACAGCCATCAGAAGTACTGGTTATCGTCAGGCATGGGAATATTTAGATGGAGATATTAGCTATGAGGAGTTTGTTAAAAAAGGAATTGTAGTCACTCGCCAACTTGCAAAGCGTCAACTTACATGGATTCGTAATTGGCAAGGTGAGATTAATTTAGTTGAGGTTGAAAACCAAAATAAAGAACAACAGATTTTAGAATATTTTGACTATAAATAA
- the hfq gene encoding RNA chaperone Hfq — protein sequence MSRISSLQDPFLNALRKEKVSVSVYLVNGIKLQGQVEAFDQFCIVLRNTVNQMVYKHAISTIVPAKSVRMVYSSFNPYHQNANDDQDENVDDIHSDELEVQENQENIDE from the coding sequence ATGTCAAGAATATCATCTTTACAAGACCCGTTCTTAAACGCTTTAAGAAAAGAAAAAGTTAGCGTATCTGTATATCTAGTAAATGGGATCAAACTACAAGGTCAAGTAGAAGCTTTTGACCAATTCTGTATCGTACTTAGAAATACTGTAAACCAAATGGTTTATAAGCATGCTATTTCTACTATAGTACCAGCTAAGAGTGTTAGAATGGTTTATAGCTCTTTTAATCCGTATCATCAAAATGCAAACGATGATCAAGATGAGAATGTAGATGATATTCATTCTGATGAGCTTGAAGTTCAAGAAAATCAAGAAAACATAGACGAATAA
- the hflX gene encoding ribosome rescue GTPase HflX, translated as MEFFESYEAGSKCLLVNINFKYCRELNADLTELEGLVLAANKVVLESLDFNHPEPDIKYFCGMGKMEMIKNKRDELEADLVVFNHPLSPSQERNIEKFLECKIMDRTRLILEIFSLRAKTHEGKLQVELAQLNYQSTRLVKGWTHLERQKGGIGVRGGPGETQLEIDRRLIRQRIKQITQKLEKVKHHRDLSRSSRKKNNIPTISFVGYTNAGKSTLFNKITKADVLAKDQLFATLDPTLRKVIVPKLGEVIFSDTVGFIKNLPHDLVEAFHATLEEAIESDLLVHVIDYADEDYKSYIEQVEKVLKEIGIVDKEMICVYNKIDKIENASAGFVPMDDSDSSVVGRVYLSAQTGDGIEEFYHALATFFNKSWVSETLELPPTYSKVRAMMYELGAVDAEDISEDGNYLLKIKISEDDFERFKREFDLDLEEFFVK; from the coding sequence ATGGAATTTTTCGAATCTTATGAAGCAGGTAGTAAATGCTTGCTTGTAAATATAAATTTTAAATATTGCCGTGAACTAAATGCTGATTTAACTGAACTTGAAGGTTTGGTTTTAGCAGCAAATAAAGTTGTGTTGGAAAGTTTAGATTTCAATCATCCAGAACCTGATATCAAATATTTTTGTGGTATGGGTAAAATGGAGATGATCAAAAATAAACGTGATGAGTTAGAAGCTGATCTTGTTGTGTTTAATCATCCATTAAGCCCATCTCAAGAGAGAAATATTGAGAAATTTCTTGAGTGTAAGATTATGGATAGAACGAGACTAATTCTTGAAATATTCTCACTTCGAGCAAAAACTCATGAAGGTAAACTTCAAGTTGAATTAGCGCAACTAAACTATCAGTCAACACGTCTAGTCAAAGGTTGGACGCATTTAGAAAGACAAAAGGGAGGTATTGGTGTACGTGGTGGACCAGGTGAAACACAGCTTGAGATCGATAGACGTTTAATTAGGCAAAGAATTAAACAAATTACTCAGAAGTTGGAAAAAGTAAAACATCATCGTGATTTAAGTAGATCGTCACGAAAGAAAAATAATATTCCGACAATATCATTTGTTGGTTATACCAATGCTGGTAAATCAACGCTATTTAACAAAATAACAAAAGCAGATGTTTTAGCTAAAGATCAGCTCTTTGCAACACTTGATCCTACTTTGCGTAAAGTAATTGTACCTAAACTAGGTGAAGTTATTTTTTCAGATACAGTAGGATTTATTAAGAACTTACCTCATGATTTAGTAGAAGCATTCCATGCAACTTTAGAAGAAGCTATAGAGTCAGACCTTCTAGTTCATGTGATAGATTATGCAGATGAGGATTATAAAAGTTATATTGAGCAAGTAGAAAAAGTTCTAAAAGAAATAGGTATTGTAGATAAAGAGATGATCTGTGTATATAATAAAATCGATAAAATTGAGAATGCTTCTGCTGGATTCGTTCCTATGGATGATTCAGACTCAAGTGTGGTTGGCAGAGTGTATCTGTCTGCTCAGACTGGGGATGGTATTGAAGAGTTTTATCATGCGTTGGCTACATTTTTTAATAAATCATGGGTTAGTGAAACTTTAGAATTACCACCTACATATTCAAAAGTTAGAGCTATGATGTATGAGCTTGGAGCTGTTGATGCTGAAGATATTTCTGAAGATGGCAACTATCTGCTTAAAATAAAGATTTCAGAAGATGATTTTGAAAGATTTAAAAGAGAATTTGATTTAGATTTAGAAGAGTTCTTTGTTAAATAG
- the hflK gene encoding FtsH protease activity modulator HflK, giving the protein MIKRLKQKWFWSKNSEKGPPDLEEMIKKFFGKKSKKNDDDNESIYSKNANKNKPMFDKPPVAKIASIVIALLIVAWVGFGFYVVQPAEQAAVLRLGKFSKMVEPGLHWHPIGIDKVYKENVQELKTTSLKRDMLTSEENIVHISFTVQYRIVDLEKYLFANVNTTQLLQQALESSVRQVVGENKLEQILTTNRAVITQQVRKEMEALLQSYNTGIYISEVIMQPAQAPEAVKSAFDDVIKAREDREREQNEAEAYANRVVPVAQGKAQRIVDQANAYKQKVVLEAQGEVAQFEQLLPIYKKSPDIVMNQMYFNTISNVLQHNKIFLIDGDGAKNIFYGLDNAQKQALLPNIQGGS; this is encoded by the coding sequence ATGATAAAAAGGCTAAAACAGAAGTGGTTTTGGAGTAAAAACTCTGAGAAAGGACCACCAGATTTAGAAGAAATGATTAAAAAGTTCTTTGGCAAAAAGTCAAAAAAGAACGATGATGATAATGAGAGTATTTATTCAAAAAATGCTAATAAAAATAAACCAATGTTTGATAAACCTCCTGTGGCTAAAATTGCATCTATAGTTATAGCACTATTGATTGTAGCTTGGGTTGGTTTTGGTTTTTATGTAGTGCAACCAGCTGAACAAGCTGCTGTACTTAGATTGGGTAAATTTTCTAAAATGGTAGAACCTGGTCTACATTGGCATCCTATTGGTATTGATAAGGTATATAAGGAAAATGTCCAAGAGCTTAAAACTACATCGTTAAAGCGTGATATGCTTACATCAGAAGAAAATATTGTTCATATCTCTTTTACAGTTCAATACCGTATTGTAGACCTAGAAAAATACTTATTTGCAAATGTTAATACAACACAGTTATTACAACAAGCTCTAGAAAGTTCGGTTAGACAGGTTGTTGGTGAAAATAAACTAGAGCAGATATTGACTACTAATAGAGCTGTAATTACACAACAAGTTCGTAAAGAGATGGAGGCACTATTGCAGTCTTATAATACTGGTATATATATAAGTGAAGTGATTATGCAGCCAGCTCAGGCTCCAGAAGCTGTTAAGAGTGCATTTGATGATGTAATCAAAGCTCGTGAAGATCGTGAGAGGGAGCAAAATGAAGCTGAAGCTTATGCTAACAGAGTTGTACCAGTTGCTCAAGGTAAAGCTCAAAGAATTGTTGACCAAGCAAATGCTTATAAGCAAAAAGTTGTTTTAGAAGCACAAGGTGAAGTTGCTCAGTTTGAACAGTTATTGCCAATATATAAAAAATCTCCTGATATAGTCATGAACCAAATGTACTTTAATACTATCTCTAATGTACTACAGCACAATAAGATCTTCTTGATAGATGGTGATGGTGCAAAAAATATTTTTTATGGTTTAGATAATGCTCAAAAGCAAGCATTATTACCAAACATTCAAGGAGGTAGCTAA
- the hflC gene encoding protease modulator HflC, with amino-acid sequence MSKILKIFLVLVIVISVVVLSTKFIVKQGSEAVILRLGELVKDKNGKAVEYEPGLHVKIPFVDTVKTYDMRNRVLEADSACVVTKEQKDVLINAYVVWKISNNNISTFYTSTSGSVERAETLLKQFLESSLRAEVGNNDIQSLINNNRDKLMIALTNSVQKQAKQIGVDVIDIRVKQIDLPDTVTDSIYQRMRSSRQKVAASIRAEGKQLAEKINAAADAKVTVTMAEAEKESKIIRAEADAKAAKIFTEAYSKSVPLYEFLKSMNSYKESFNGKNEVVFMLKPDSKFFQGFKLEPDSKLAEDMKEAK; translated from the coding sequence ATGAGTAAAATTCTAAAAATATTCTTAGTACTTGTAATAGTTATATCTGTTGTGGTGTTAAGTACTAAATTTATTGTTAAGCAAGGATCAGAGGCAGTTATCTTAAGACTAGGTGAACTAGTAAAAGATAAAAATGGTAAAGCAGTTGAGTATGAGCCAGGCTTACATGTCAAGATTCCATTTGTTGATACAGTTAAAACTTATGATATGCGTAATAGAGTATTAGAAGCAGATTCAGCTTGTGTTGTGACTAAAGAGCAAAAGGATGTTTTGATTAACGCGTATGTAGTTTGGAAGATAAGTAATAACAATATTTCAACATTCTATACTAGTACAAGTGGAAGTGTAGAACGAGCGGAAACTCTATTGAAACAATTCTTAGAATCTTCTTTAAGAGCTGAGGTTGGTAATAATGATATTCAAAGCTTAATTAATAATAATCGTGATAAGTTAATGATTGCTTTGACAAATAGTGTCCAAAAGCAAGCTAAACAAATTGGTGTTGATGTCATAGATATAAGAGTTAAGCAGATTGATCTACCAGATACTGTTACAGACTCTATTTATCAAAGAATGAGATCTTCACGTCAGAAAGTTGCTGCATCAATTAGAGCAGAAGGTAAACAGTTAGCTGAAAAAATTAATGCAGCAGCAGATGCTAAAGTTACTGTAACAATGGCCGAGGCTGAGAAAGAATCTAAGATTATAAGAGCGGAAGCTGATGCAAAAGCTGCTAAAATTTTCACAGAAGCTTACTCAAAATCTGTTCCATTATATGAATTCTTAAAGAGTATGAACTCTTATAAAGAAAGCTTTAATGGTAAAAATGAAGTTGTATTTATGCTAAAACCAGATAGTAAGTTTTTCCAGGGTTTTAAATTAGAGCCAGATAGTAAGCTTGCTGAAGATATGAAGGAAGCAAAATAA
- a CDS encoding low molecular weight protein-tyrosine-phosphatase: MTKVKVLFVCKGNICRSPTAHGVFRDIVKQNGLENHIHVASCGTSSRMWGHEGHGADLRSVEMAKKYDCDLSDQVSQQLEEPDFVEYDYIVAMDQENIDTMREMFPKANFSKVSRMLQYAPTIELTDVPDPYYESNFEKVFLMIDTACHGLFEKIKLEYKL, encoded by the coding sequence ATGACTAAAGTGAAAGTGCTTTTTGTATGCAAAGGTAATATTTGTAGATCACCAACAGCTCATGGAGTTTTTAGAGATATTGTCAAACAAAATGGCTTAGAAAATCATATACATGTTGCATCTTGTGGTACAAGTTCACGTATGTGGGGACATGAGGGGCATGGGGCTGATTTACGTTCTGTAGAAATGGCTAAAAAATATGATTGTGATCTTTCAGATCAAGTTTCTCAGCAATTAGAAGAGCCTGATTTTGTAGAGTATGATTATATTGTTGCGATGGATCAAGAAAATATTGATACTATGAGAGAAATGTTTCCAAAGGCAAACTTTTCAAAAGTATCAAGGATGTTGCAGTATGCTCCTACGATCGAACTAACTGATGTACCAGATCCATATTATGAAAGTAATTTTGAAAAGGTCTTTTTGATGATAGATACAGCATGTCATGGTCTTTTCGAAAAAATAAAATTAGAGTATAAATTATGA
- the yihA gene encoding ribosome biogenesis GTP-binding protein YihA/YsxC, which yields MNYTKAKYIMSAAKVSQLPEDTGVEVAFAGRSNAGKSSALNALTDQKGLARVSKTPGRTQLINLFDLGDNKRLVDLPGYGYAKVSEAIKKQWQSEMENYLTSRKCLEGIVLLVDSRHELKEFDSLMIEMAISFDLNLHILLTKADKLNNKERAQANKMIESFLKTFIRTDKISYQLFSSLSKMGLDKLKERLDIWYQ from the coding sequence ATGAACTACACTAAAGCAAAATATATAATGAGTGCAGCAAAAGTTTCTCAACTTCCTGAAGATACAGGAGTAGAAGTTGCCTTTGCTGGACGTTCAAATGCGGGTAAGTCGAGTGCGCTTAATGCTCTTACAGACCAAAAAGGTCTTGCTAGGGTAAGTAAAACTCCTGGTAGAACTCAATTAATTAACTTATTTGATTTGGGAGATAATAAGCGTTTAGTTGATTTACCAGGTTATGGTTATGCAAAAGTTTCTGAAGCCATCAAAAAACAATGGCAAAGTGAGATGGAGAACTATTTGACATCTCGTAAATGTCTGGAAGGAATTGTGCTTTTAGTAGATTCTCGACATGAATTAAAAGAGTTTGATTCTTTGATGATTGAAATGGCGATATCTTTTGATTTAAATTTACATATTCTTTTAACAAAAGCAGATAAGCTTAACAATAAAGAAAGAGCGCAAGCGAATAAAATGATAGAAAGTTTTTTAAAAACTTTTATCCGTACAGATAAAATTTCATATCAGTTATTTTCTTCATTAAGTAAAATGGGCTTAGATAAGTTAAAAGAAAGACTTGATATATGGTATCAGTAA
- a CDS encoding pyridoxal-phosphate dependent enzyme: MNIDEISKKINKDYFTQASPCLSKYIPFMSIKDPSSFVSLREAATPLLKSKIIGKELGINLYFKVEGKNPTGSFKDRGSAVDITVAKELGAKGIVLASTGNMAASSACYAAAAKMPCFIIVPEGVATSKLAQVMSYGGKIVQVKGSSNEAAKLAYDIAKSKDFFLAGDYAFRVEGQKTAAFELIDQLLFQVPDEVTIPIGCGTNMTAYYKGFCEYKELGFINSLPKLTGVQSTEADTLARAYQKNQNRINL; encoded by the coding sequence ATGAATATTGATGAAATTAGTAAGAAAATCAACAAAGATTATTTCACTCAAGCATCACCATGTTTATCTAAATATATACCATTTATGTCGATAAAAGATCCATCAAGCTTTGTATCTTTAAGAGAGGCAGCTACACCATTGCTTAAGAGTAAAATTATTGGTAAAGAGTTAGGAATTAATCTATATTTTAAAGTCGAAGGTAAAAATCCTACTGGCTCATTCAAAGATAGAGGATCTGCAGTTGATATAACAGTTGCAAAAGAGCTTGGTGCTAAAGGGATAGTGCTAGCATCTACAGGTAATATGGCTGCTTCAAGTGCTTGTTATGCAGCGGCTGCAAAGATGCCTTGTTTTATTATTGTGCCAGAAGGTGTCGCGACTTCTAAATTAGCTCAGGTAATGTCCTATGGTGGTAAAATAGTTCAAGTTAAAGGTAGTTCTAATGAGGCTGCAAAATTAGCTTATGATATTGCAAAATCAAAAGATTTTTTCTTGGCTGGGGATTATGCATTTAGAGTTGAAGGTCAAAAGACAGCGGCATTTGAACTTATTGATCAGTTATTATTCCAAGTGCCAGATGAGGTTACAATACCTATAGGTTGTGGTACAAACATGACTGCTTATTATAAAGGTTTTTGTGAGTATAAAGAGTTAGGATTTATCAATTCTTTGCCTAAGCTTACTGGTGTTCAGTCTACTGAGGCAGATACCTTAGCTAGAGCATATCAAAAGAATCAAAATAGAATCAACCTCTAA
- a CDS encoding alpha-isopropylmalate synthase regulatory domain-containing protein has product MLFIEQNEVIFDEVPTLEEVKKTLGKLFGANYDENFLTKVRELIERFLVKGKSINVSDIQDIIQDATEMADAISKDILDVKSFKVNVELDQKSVVEVTVKVADQLYFASSSGVGPVDAVLNALCRACPSDISYS; this is encoded by the coding sequence ATGTTATTCATAGAGCAAAATGAGGTGATATTTGATGAAGTACCAACTCTTGAAGAAGTTAAAAAAACTCTTGGTAAGTTATTTGGAGCAAATTATGATGAGAACTTCTTAACTAAGGTTAGAGAGCTAATTGAGAGATTCTTAGTTAAGGGTAAATCAATTAATGTATCAGATATACAAGATATTATCCAAGATGCTACTGAGATGGCAGATGCTATCAGTAAAGATATATTAGATGTTAAGTCATTTAAAGTAAATGTAGAACTAGATCAAAAATCTGTAGTTGAAGTTACTGTCAAAGTCGCAGATCAATTATATTTTGCATCAAGTTCAGGTGTTGGGCCAGTAGATGCCGTTTTAAATGCTTTGTGTAGAGCATGTCCTAGTGATATTAGCTATAGCTAA
- a CDS encoding alpha-isopropylmalate synthase regulatory domain-containing protein yields MSLEKEGIKSIGKAVSPDIIQASVEAFIDAYNIAYA; encoded by the coding sequence ATGAGTTTAGAAAAAGAAGGTATTAAAAGTATTGGTAAAGCAGTTTCTCCAGATATAATTCAAGCTTCTGTTGAAGCATTTATAGATGCATATAATATCGCGTATGCATAA
- a CDS encoding acetolactate synthase small subunit, which produces MSENIYFITMNTENTLCVLQRISSVLSRNRVNIEQLTVFETANKGISHFNLVVHSTQDKIEKIVKKLANVIEVIDINITNCLPMQGTVISEIPQNVKTVSQRKVA; this is translated from the coding sequence ATGAGTGAAAATATATATTTTATAACAATGAATACGGAAAATACTCTTTGTGTGTTACAAAGAATTTCTTCTGTTTTATCACGTAATCGTGTAAATATAGAACAGTTAACAGTATTTGAGACAGCAAATAAAGGTATTTCTCATTTCAATCTTGTAGTACATAGTACGCAAGATAAGATAGAAAAAATCGTAAAAAAACTGGCAAATGTGATTGAAGTAATAGATATTAATATTACAAACTGTTTACCTATGCAAGGAACTGTAATAAGTGAAATTCCTCAAAACGTAAAAACAGTTAGTCAAAGAAAAGTAGCTTAA